One genomic window of Phalacrocorax aristotelis chromosome 21, bGulAri2.1, whole genome shotgun sequence includes the following:
- the LOC142067328 gene encoding interleukin-20-like: protein MKGSCLLLCLFSMSCWLNLKPTAGNKIFHFGSCRVSMSVTEIRSGFTAIKANIQARDPIKTLSILSYPHSLHKVKSSDRCCITHQLFDFYVDKVFKHCKTEDSYVNRKISSIANSFLSVKRKLGQCHEQNKCTCGQESTEKFKQILANYEGLNVTSAAIKSLGELDILLDWMEKSH, encoded by the exons ATGAAGGGATCCTGCttgctcctctgcctcttctccaTGTCGTGCTGGCTGAATTTGAAGCCGACAGCTGGGAACAAAATCTTCCACTTTGGATCCTGCAGGGTTTCCATGAGCGTGACTGAGATTAGGTCTGGTTTCACTGCAATTAAAGCCAACATT CAAGCCAGAGACCCCATCAAGACCCTGAGCATCTTGTCTTACCCGCACTCTCTGCACAAGGTTAAG TCTTCAGACAGATGCTGCATCACCCATCAACTCTTCGACTTCTACGTGGACAAAGTCTTCAAACACTGCAAGACCGAGGACTCGTATGTCAACCGAAAAATCAGCAGCATAGCCAACTCCTTCCTCAGTGTGAAGAGGAAACTCGGGCAGTGC catGAGCAAAATAAGTGCACGTGTGGACAGGAATCCACTGAGAAATTTAAGCAAATACTTGCGAACTACGAAGGG CTGAATGTCACATCTGCAGCCATTAAATCCCTGGGTGAGCTGGACATCCTCCTAGACTGGATGGAGAAATCTCATTAG